The Clostridia bacterium genome contains a region encoding:
- the acnA gene encoding aconitate hydratase AcnA, whose protein sequence is MFDPFGARDTLRTRSGDVVIYRLSALEKQGLTSIDRLPYSIRVLLENVLRNCGGPLVREADVRALANWGAAAGDGEIPFLPARVILQDFTGVPAVVDLAAMRAAVAERGGSPEKINPLIPADLVIDHSVQVDMFGSAAAFAYNVEREYERNYERYSLLRWAQKAFRNFTVVPPGTGIVHQVNLEYLAKVVQTRAEDGRTVAFPDSLVGTDSHTTMVNGLGVLGWGVGGIEAEAVMLGEAYNMLIPDVVGFRLTGELQEGATATDLVLTVTEMLRKHGVVGKFVEFYGPGLKHLALADRATIANMAPEYGATIGFFPVDEQTLSYLRLTGRSEELVDLVERYCKEQGLFRSDEAPEPTYTETLELDMSTVRPSLAGPKRPQDRLDLRDVRASFHKAFDAQIAEREAKSAPAGGVAVATRRKVEDGAVVIAAITSCTNTSNPSVMLAAGLLAKKAVERGLKVPDHVKTSLAPGSRVVTDYLEASGLLKYLEQLRFHVVGYGCTTCIGNSGMLIEDVAREVEANDLVVAAVLSGNRNFEGRINPQVKANYLASPPLVVAYALAGTVDIDLTREPLGVDAQGQPVHLRDIWPSQEEIRDAIETSVSAEMFKKHYAHVFDGDERWRRLPVPDGDLYDWADTSTYIRRPPFFDDLPEEAPPLRDIRGARVLALLGDSITTDHISPAGAIAKDSPAGRYLMERGVEPRDFNTYGARRGNHEVMVRGTFANIRLRNRLAPGKEGGWTTYIPTGEVMTIYDASVKYREAGIPLIVIAGKEYGTGSSRDWAAKGPQLLGVRAVLAESFERIHRSNLVGMGILPLQFKDGESAASLGLDGFETYDIEGLERLAPRAEVTVKATKPDGRVVTFQAIARLDTPVDVEYYRNGGILQTVLRRMLNATA, encoded by the coding sequence TTGTTCGACCCATTCGGCGCACGGGATACGCTGCGGACGCGCTCCGGCGACGTCGTCATCTACCGTCTGAGCGCGCTTGAGAAGCAGGGGCTGACGTCGATCGACCGTCTTCCGTACTCGATCCGCGTCCTTTTGGAAAATGTGTTGCGGAACTGCGGCGGGCCGCTCGTCCGCGAAGCGGACGTGCGCGCACTCGCGAATTGGGGCGCCGCCGCGGGTGACGGCGAGATCCCGTTCCTCCCGGCGCGCGTGATCCTGCAGGACTTCACGGGCGTGCCGGCGGTGGTCGATCTCGCCGCCATGCGCGCCGCCGTGGCGGAGCGGGGAGGGTCTCCTGAGAAGATCAACCCGCTGATCCCGGCGGACCTGGTGATCGACCACTCGGTTCAGGTGGACATGTTCGGCAGCGCGGCCGCGTTCGCGTACAACGTGGAGCGCGAGTACGAGCGCAACTACGAGCGCTACAGCCTCTTGCGCTGGGCGCAGAAGGCCTTCCGGAACTTCACCGTCGTCCCGCCGGGCACGGGCATCGTGCACCAGGTCAACCTGGAGTACCTGGCCAAGGTGGTGCAGACGCGCGCGGAGGACGGGCGCACCGTCGCCTTCCCGGATTCCCTTGTCGGCACCGACTCGCACACCACGATGGTCAACGGCCTCGGCGTCCTGGGCTGGGGCGTCGGCGGGATCGAAGCGGAGGCCGTGATGCTGGGGGAGGCGTACAACATGCTCATCCCCGATGTCGTCGGCTTCCGCTTGACCGGCGAACTGCAGGAAGGCGCCACGGCCACGGACCTCGTGCTCACGGTGACCGAGATGCTGCGCAAGCACGGGGTCGTCGGCAAGTTTGTCGAGTTCTACGGGCCGGGCCTCAAGCATCTCGCGCTGGCGGACCGGGCCACCATCGCCAACATGGCGCCGGAATACGGCGCGACGATCGGCTTCTTCCCCGTCGATGAGCAGACGCTGTCGTATCTCCGCCTCACGGGGCGCAGCGAGGAGCTCGTCGACCTCGTGGAACGCTACTGCAAGGAGCAGGGGCTGTTCCGCTCGGACGAGGCGCCGGAACCGACGTACACGGAGACGCTGGAGCTCGACATGAGCACGGTGCGGCCGAGCCTGGCCGGGCCGAAGCGGCCTCAGGATCGCCTGGACCTCAGAGACGTGCGCGCCTCGTTCCACAAGGCGTTCGACGCGCAGATCGCCGAGCGCGAGGCGAAGTCCGCCCCCGCGGGCGGCGTCGCCGTGGCGACGCGCCGGAAGGTCGAGGACGGCGCGGTGGTGATCGCGGCGATCACCAGCTGCACGAACACGTCGAACCCGTCCGTCATGCTGGCCGCGGGTCTTCTGGCCAAGAAGGCGGTGGAGCGCGGCCTAAAGGTTCCCGATCACGTCAAGACGAGCCTCGCGCCGGGTTCGCGCGTGGTCACGGACTACCTCGAGGCGTCGGGGCTCCTTAAGTATCTCGAACAGCTCCGCTTCCACGTCGTCGGGTACGGCTGCACGACGTGCATCGGCAACAGCGGCATGCTCATCGAGGACGTGGCCAGGGAAGTCGAAGCGAACGACCTGGTCGTGGCGGCCGTGCTCAGCGGCAACCGGAACTTCGAGGGCCGCATCAACCCGCAGGTCAAGGCCAACTATCTCGCCTCGCCGCCGCTCGTCGTCGCGTACGCGCTCGCGGGCACGGTGGACATCGACCTGACCCGGGAGCCGCTCGGCGTGGACGCCCAGGGACAGCCCGTCCATCTCCGCGACATCTGGCCGTCCCAGGAGGAGATCCGCGACGCGATCGAAACCTCCGTGAGCGCCGAGATGTTCAAGAAGCACTACGCCCATGTGTTTGACGGCGACGAACGCTGGCGCCGCTTGCCGGTTCCGGACGGCGATCTCTACGACTGGGCGGACACGTCGACGTACATCCGCCGGCCGCCGTTCTTTGACGATCTTCCGGAGGAGGCGCCGCCGCTGCGGGACATCCGCGGCGCGAGGGTTCTGGCGCTGCTCGGCGATTCCATCACCACGGACCACATCTCGCCGGCGGGCGCGATCGCCAAGGACAGCCCGGCGGGGCGGTACCTCATGGAACGTGGCGTGGAGCCGCGCGACTTCAACACCTACGGCGCCCGCCGCGGCAACCACGAGGTGATGGTGCGGGGCACGTTCGCCAACATCCGGCTGCGCAACCGCCTGGCGCCCGGCAAGGAGGGTGGCTGGACCACCTACATCCCGACCGGCGAAGTGATGACGATCTACGACGCGTCCGTCAAGTACCGCGAGGCGGGCATCCCGCTCATCGTGATCGCCGGCAAGGAGTACGGCACGGGCAGCTCGCGCGACTGGGCGGCGAAAGGGCCGCAGCTTCTCGGCGTGCGCGCCGTGCTGGCGGAGAGCTTCGAGCGCATCCACCGCAGCAACCTCGTCGGCATGGGCATCCTGCCGCTGCAGTTCAAGGACGGCGAGTCGGCCGCGTCGCTGGGCCTGGACGGCTTCGAGACGTACGACATCGAAGGGCTGGAGCGGCTGGCCCCGCGCGCCGAGGTCACGGTGAAGGCGACGAAGCCGGACGGCCGCGTCGTGACCTTCCA